A section of the Triticum dicoccoides isolate Atlit2015 ecotype Zavitan chromosome 7A, WEW_v2.0, whole genome shotgun sequence genome encodes:
- the LOC119329428 gene encoding F-box protein FBW2-like, whose amino-acid sequence MEEHREERCWEDLLPDALGLIFRNLSLQEMLTVVPRVCKSWSRVVSGPYCWQEIDIQEWSQQQNKPDQLTRMVHTLVTRSGDSFRRISVSGLPNDSLFTFIANHARSLKTLELPRSEISDCIVEDVAQRLSNVTFLDVSSCTKIGARALEAFGKNCKSLVGLRRVMHPIDVAGKVCQHDEARAIACSMPKLRHLEIGYMLIATNAVVEIASRCRDLSFLDLRGCWGVDDKLLQEKYPGLKVLGPRVDDCYENSFLEECSDDSDDDSIYSWEEFMDDEDYFAAAGSDEDEEALWADGHALEGLEVRFYGGGFGEGAFAGIDWPESP is encoded by the exons ATGGAAGAGCACCGTGAGGAAAGATGCTGGGAGGACCTATTGCCGGATGCCCTGGGACTCATCTTCCGCAACCTCTCCCTCCAGGAGATGCTCACCGTGGTTCCCCGGGTTTGCAAGTCCTGGAGCCGGGTGGTCTCAGGGCCCTACTGCTGGCAGGAGATCGACATCCAGGAGTGGAGCCAGCAGCAGAACAAGCCTGACCAGCTCACCCGTATGGTTCATACGCTTGTCACCCGCAGCGGTGACTCGTTCCGCCGCATTAGCGTGTCCGGGCTTCCCAACGACTCGTTGTTCACCTTCATCGCGAACCA CGCGCGATCTCTCAAGACCCTGGAGCTTCCTCGGAGCGAGATCAGCGACTGCATCGTGGAAGACGTCGCGCAAAGGCTGTCCAACGTCACGTTCCTGGACGTCAGCAGCTGCACCAAGATCGGCGCCCGCGCCCTGGAGGCGTTCGGCAAGAACTGCAAGTCCCTGGTGGGGCTCCGGCGGGTGATGCACCCCATAGACGTCGCCGGCAAGGTGTGCCAGCACGACGAGGCCCGCGCCATCGCGTGCAGCATGCCGAAGCTCCGGCACCTGGAGATCGGGTACATGCTGATCGCGACCAACGCGGTGGTGGAGATCGCGTCCCGGTGCCGCGACCTCAGCTTCCTGGACCTGCGCGGCTGCTGGGGCGTGGACGACAAGCTGCTGCAGGAGAAGTACCCGGGGCTCAAGGTCCTGGGCCCGCGCGTGGACGACTGCTACGAGAACAGCTTCCTGGAGGAGTGCTCCGACGACTCGGACGACGACTCCATCTACTCGTGGGAGGAGTTCATGGACGACGAGGACTACTTCGCCGCCGCCGGGagcgacgaggacgaggaggcCCTGTGGGCCGACGGCCACGCCCTCGAGGGGCTCGAGGTCAGGTTCTACGGCGGCGGGTTCGGCGAGGGCGCCTTCGCCGGGATCGACTGGCCGGAGTCTCCATGA